The Plectropomus leopardus isolate mb chromosome 2, YSFRI_Pleo_2.0, whole genome shotgun sequence genome has a window encoding:
- the si:dkey-202e22.2 gene encoding netrin-4, with the protein MCRHQMLVALCWLFLVVTRSGAVSRCVDHACSPPIGNLASGRTLLTHSSCCGNSPCPHPPMIPHPCPEYTHPSAYMTDDPFLHPDTWWASGAAMPEQQDEIRLDLETQFCLSHVVLVFRSPRPAAMAIERSADFGKTWEALKLFAHNCIIEFGLPDDLIQPGSLCTSRYTSATPCSGGEVILRTLDPSSAKTLDAYSPEVLTRLTLTNLRIRLLKPQSCPASLNPPAAWTSHTASAPTSTSTTESPDSAPYAIYTLLARGTCLCHGHAEYCGPQNSSQDTRQDGSTVSGRCLCTHHTEGDHCEKCAPLYNDRPWRPANSSSGESNPCQKCQCHGHADSCHFSQRAWLSSGGTSGGVCDDCRHNTVGRRCQRCRHGYHRHPSLPLNSPHACTRCWCDPQGSLPPHPGEEGPWCHPRSGQCHCKSGVGGTSCSHCLPGYWGFGEEGCKPCACPHSCDLTTGQCLNSYSNNQVFNVPIGGKIPDLDHMFTIEEDVQWSKELAVSALHYTGKCSCKEKKLRSVSDLCKTKHDYVIKASVLSAHDKGSHAEVQVKVRKVLRSDQVALSLGTISIYPLSWTSRGCTCPILNPGMEYLLAGPEEAGTGRLLVTMQSVVVPWTPQLGLLISEGLRNGCP; encoded by the exons ATGTGTCGACATCAGATGCTGGTGGCGCtctgttggctgtttttggttGTGACGAGGAGCGGAGCAG TTTCCAGATGTGTGGACCACGCCTGCAGTCCACCCATTGGGAACCTGGCTAGTGGCAGGACTCTCCTCACTCACTCAAGCTGCTGTGGGAACAGCCCTTGCCCCCATCCTCCTATGATCCCCCACCCCTGCCCCGAGTACACCCACCCATCTGCTTACATGACTGATGACCCTTTCTTGCATCCAGACACCTGGTGGGCATCAGGTGCAGCCATGCCGGAGCAGCAGGATGAGATTCGGTTGGACCTGGAAACACAGTTCTGTCTTTCCCATGTAGTCTTGGTGTTTAGGTCACCGCGGCCTGCTGCCATGGCCATCGAGCGCTCAGCTGACTTTGGGAAGACATGGGAAGCTCTTAAGCTCTTTGCGCACAATTGCATCATAGAGTTTGGTTTGCCTGATGATTTAATTCAGCCAGGGTCTTTGTGTACATCCCGTTATACCAGCGCTACACCTTGCAGTGGAGGGGAG GTAATATTACGGACACTTGACCCCAGCAGTGCTAAAACATTGGATGCTTACAGTCCAGAAGTCCTCACCCGCCTCACCCTCACTAACCTCCGCATCAGACTGCTAAAACCTCAGAGCTGTCCTGCATCTCTAAACCCCCCTGCAGCCTGGACAAGCCACACAGCCTCAGCTCCGACTTCCACTTCCACCACAGAAAGCCCAGACTCAGCACCTTATGCTATTTATACTTTACTGGCCAGAGGGACGTGCCTGTGCCACGGACATGCTGAGTATTGTGGACCACAGAACAGCAGCCAAGACACAAGACAGGACGGCAGCACG GTGTCTGGTAGGTGCCTTTGTACTCACCACACAGAAGGAGATCACTGTGAGAAGTGTGCCCCGCTCTACAACGATCGTCCCTGGAGGCCTGCCAACAGCAGCAGCGGGGAGTCCAACCCATGCCAGA AGTGTCAGTGCCATGGTCATGCAGATAGCTGTCACTTCTCTCAGCGGGCATGGCTTTCCTCCGGTGGCACCAGTGGGGGCGTTTGTGATGACTGTAGACACAACACTGTCGGCCGCAGGTGCCAGCGCTGTCGCCATGGCTACCACCGGCACCCATCCTTGCCTCTCAACTCCCCCCACGCCTGCACAC GCTGCTGGTGTGATCCACAGGGCTCTTTGCCTCCTCATCCTGGAGAGGAGGGACCATGGTGCCACCCTAGAAGTGGGCAGTGTCACTGCAAATCTGGTGTAGGCGGCACAAGCTGCAGCCACTGCCTGCCTGGCTATTGGGGTTTTGGAGAGGAAGGCTGTAAACCCTGCGCCTGCCCCCACAGCTGTGATCTAACCACTGGGCAGTGTTTAAACAG CTACTCAAATAATCAGGTGTTCAATGTGCCCATTGGTGGAAAAATCCCTGATCTGGACCACATGTTCACAATAGAAGAAGACGTGCAGTGGTCAAAGGAGCTTGCAGTCTCTGCTCTGCATTATACAG GAAAGTGTAGCTGTAAGGAGAAAAAGCTGAGAAGCGTGTCTGACCTGTGTAAGACCAAACATGATTATG TGATCAAGGCCAGTGTGTTGTCTGCTCATGATAAAGGCAGCCACGCAGAAGTGCAGGTCAAAGTTCGCAAGGTCCTTCGATCAGACCAAGTGGCGCTCTCCTTGGGGACCATCAGCATCTATCCTCTGTCCTGGACCAGCCGCGGCTGCACCTGTCCTATCCTAAACCCAG GTATGGAGTACCTGCTGGCAGGCCCAGAGGAAGCCGGGACAGGCCGTCTGCTTGTCACCATGCAGAGCGTGGTGGTCCCATGGACACCCCAACTTGGTCTACTTATATCAGAGGGTCTGAGGAATGGATGTCCATGA